One window of Candidatus Nitrospira kreftii genomic DNA carries:
- a CDS encoding hypothetical protein (conserved protein of unknown function): protein MQDWNTRKNVGVWFVAIALAAAVAVGGAWSVSAEETTETTSKGNRVFFRGGYGEMLSDRAGEFITDVHGAGGKNDGTGGYYIGGGAELMITKDLWGMVNGVALVGEIGLEFKRWSSSSVVSGEALTPVSNFTPAKVQMTMLTASVAPKVKFRQGTDFQPWVIPAGLDFHVISPTSSQVNYLDIGVQFGGGAEYRVWKELWLGLDSRFHLASNQTNTVNNFWTTGIYGAIGF from the coding sequence ATGCAGGATTGGAACACGAGGAAGAACGTCGGAGTCTGGTTTGTCGCAATTGCGCTTGCCGCAGCGGTTGCTGTAGGTGGTGCATGGTCTGTCTCGGCCGAGGAGACAACCGAGACGACGTCGAAAGGGAATCGCGTGTTCTTTCGCGGGGGCTATGGCGAGATGTTGAGCGATCGCGCCGGTGAGTTTATCACCGACGTCCATGGCGCTGGCGGTAAGAATGATGGGACCGGGGGCTATTACATCGGCGGCGGAGCCGAGCTCATGATTACCAAGGATCTGTGGGGCATGGTGAACGGCGTCGCGCTTGTGGGCGAAATCGGATTGGAGTTCAAACGATGGAGTTCCAGCAGCGTCGTGAGTGGGGAGGCCCTGACGCCGGTGAGCAACTTTACTCCGGCTAAGGTGCAGATGACCATGTTAACCGCGAGCGTGGCGCCCAAGGTCAAGTTCAGGCAGGGAACTGATTTCCAACCCTGGGTCATTCCGGCCGGGTTGGATTTCCACGTCATCAGCCCGACATCCAGTCAGGTCAATTATTTGGACATCGGTGTTCAGTTCGGCGGTGGAGCCGAGTATCGCGTGTGGAAAGAGTTGTGGCTTGGGCTCGACAGCCGCTTTCACCTCGCCTCCAATCAGACCAACACGGTGAATAATTTCTGGACCACGGGCATCTATGGGGCCATTGGCTTCTAG
- a CDS encoding hypothetical protein (conserved protein of unknown function) — protein sequence MAVFVLWVTTSAVLGWLFIRGLTTEGSDGRTEILLAATERDQILAEMRQLLKAIDGVIRELGESKPDLKAMEAAAKGAGMNMAADFEPAIMAKLPLPFKQMGISIHKDMDSLADAITQHETPQQLLKRLSSMTARCTACHDMYRFSAN from the coding sequence ATGGCGGTCTTTGTCTTATGGGTCACCACAAGTGCTGTTCTGGGGTGGCTCTTCATCAGGGGATTGACGACGGAGGGCAGTGATGGGCGTACAGAAATACTGCTGGCAGCTACTGAACGCGATCAGATCCTGGCGGAAATGAGGCAGCTTTTGAAAGCGATAGACGGCGTTATCAGGGAACTGGGAGAGTCGAAGCCTGATCTGAAAGCGATGGAAGCCGCAGCCAAAGGGGCGGGGATGAATATGGCTGCGGACTTTGAGCCGGCCATCATGGCCAAGCTTCCGCTGCCGTTCAAGCAGATGGGCATATCGATTCACAAAGATATGGATTCCTTGGCCGATGCGATCACGCAACACGAGACACCGCAACAACTGTTGAAGCGCTTATCCAGCATGACGGCCCGCTGCACAGCCTGTCATGACATGTACAGATTCAGCGCGAACTGA
- a CDS encoding Transcriptional regulatory protein ZraR — protein sequence MTEDWGAILVVDDDTDMRELAYDMLKDRGHQVTTAGSGEEALKRLGEEDYAVVLTDLRMKGMEGLELLIQIKRTYPDINVILMTAFGSVETAVEAMKHGASDYLTKPVKKDELVRVIERVVREASLRREVSRLRKEVHKEYSFHHILGKSKPIQAVFDLIRRVADSPTNVLITGESGTGKELVAKAIHYNSNRKDAPFIPVNCAAIPEQLLESELFGHMRGAFTDAKLDKRGLFEEAQKGTLFLDEISELPLMLQAKILRAIQEKEIRRVGATKPISVDVRIIAATNLNLSEEVKNKRFREDLYYRLNVIELKLPPLRERREDIPLLVEAFLKKCGEARGKEVKGVTETALAMLMDYAWPGNVRELENVIERAVTLSRGEKISPDDLPPAVQGARGDRRVLDEAAEKALPLHELEKEYIKKILEKSGGNKYQAAHALGIDRKTLYRKLAEIEGKSHPEE from the coding sequence ATGACTGAAGATTGGGGTGCAATTCTTGTTGTCGATGACGACACCGATATGCGGGAGTTGGCGTATGACATGCTGAAAGATCGTGGGCACCAGGTCACCACGGCCGGAAGCGGTGAGGAAGCCCTGAAGCGGCTGGGTGAGGAGGACTATGCAGTCGTCCTTACCGATCTTCGAATGAAAGGGATGGAAGGATTAGAATTATTGATCCAAATTAAACGGACGTATCCTGACATCAACGTGATCCTCATGACAGCGTTCGGGTCGGTGGAAACGGCTGTGGAAGCGATGAAACATGGAGCCAGCGATTACCTCACTAAGCCCGTCAAAAAGGATGAGCTGGTTCGAGTCATCGAGCGGGTCGTTCGAGAAGCCTCACTACGACGAGAAGTCAGTCGACTTAGGAAAGAGGTGCATAAGGAATACAGTTTCCATCACATCTTGGGAAAGAGTAAGCCAATTCAGGCGGTCTTCGATCTGATCCGTCGAGTCGCCGATAGTCCGACCAACGTCCTGATCACGGGAGAGAGCGGAACCGGGAAAGAGTTGGTGGCGAAAGCCATTCACTACAACAGCAATCGGAAAGATGCCCCCTTTATTCCTGTCAACTGCGCAGCGATTCCAGAACAGCTCCTGGAGAGCGAACTATTCGGGCACATGCGCGGCGCATTTACCGACGCAAAGCTGGACAAGCGTGGATTATTCGAAGAGGCTCAGAAGGGCACGCTGTTTCTCGATGAAATCAGCGAGTTGCCGCTCATGCTGCAGGCCAAGATTCTCCGAGCAATCCAAGAAAAAGAAATCAGGCGAGTGGGAGCGACCAAACCGATCTCGGTCGATGTGCGGATCATCGCCGCCACGAACCTGAATCTCAGCGAGGAAGTGAAGAACAAACGATTCCGCGAGGATCTCTATTATCGACTCAATGTCATTGAATTGAAGCTACCACCGCTCCGGGAGCGCCGAGAGGACATCCCACTCTTGGTGGAGGCCTTCCTGAAAAAGTGCGGCGAGGCGCGGGGGAAAGAGGTTAAGGGCGTGACCGAGACGGCCTTGGCGATGTTAATGGACTACGCCTGGCCTGGTAATGTGCGGGAACTGGAGAATGTTATTGAGCGGGCGGTGACGCTCAGTCGCGGCGAGAAGATTTCTCCGGATGATCTGCCGCCAGCGGTGCAAGGGGCTCGTGGCGACCGGCGTGTGTTGGATGAAGCGGCCGAGAAGGCGCTCCCTTTACATGAACTGGAAAAGGAATATATCAAGAAGATCCTCGAAAAGTCCGGTGGCAATAAGTACCAAGCCGCTCACGCCCTTGGCATAGACCGAAAGACCTTGTATCGTAAGCTCGCAGAAATTGAAGGGAAGTCTCATCCGGAGGAATGA
- a CDS encoding hypothetical protein (conserved protein of unknown function), whose amino-acid sequence MSDSDIQYSPLPIDPIITARVEAIKQLAGGLSDRVAVMDHAFNIVYANEAAWTTCQTEPTPLRQAKCYEAFAHRTDPCGACPAIKVFEAPDVQCVSCSGGGDGTACGMQQAFPLTDQNGAVASMLVLFESASKVTHGLQPKDTSTLSNTARLGDLIGHSSIMQELFAMTRLVADSSATVLIQGESGTGKELLARTIHALSQRSQQPFVVVDCGALPETLLESELFGHVRGAFTGAVANKRGLFEEADGGTIFLDEIADTTPTFQAKLLRVLQEGEIKPVGGTRSMKIHARVISASNKDLAELVKGKMFRQDLYYRLAVLPLYLPALRERRDDIPLLAQHFVADSCARHRQVVRSIDESTMRALCQAPWPGNIRELQHYIERAVVTTTGLSLICHDLVMRDAISEDESLRSASRGAVAQTERTRIVDALAKTAGNRLKAAKLLKISRASLYNKLRTYCID is encoded by the coding sequence TTGTCTGACTCAGACATTCAGTACAGCCCCCTGCCGATAGATCCCATTATTACTGCGCGCGTCGAAGCCATTAAACAACTCGCTGGTGGATTGTCCGACCGAGTGGCGGTTATGGACCATGCTTTCAATATTGTGTACGCCAACGAGGCTGCATGGACCACCTGCCAGACTGAACCAACTCCTCTTCGTCAGGCCAAGTGTTATGAAGCGTTTGCGCACCGGACAGACCCTTGCGGAGCCTGCCCTGCAATCAAAGTGTTTGAGGCGCCTGATGTGCAGTGTGTGTCGTGTTCAGGAGGGGGCGACGGCACCGCCTGCGGGATGCAGCAGGCGTTTCCTTTAACCGATCAGAACGGCGCGGTGGCATCGATGCTCGTCCTCTTCGAATCGGCATCGAAAGTGACGCACGGCCTTCAACCCAAGGACACCTCGACGTTGTCCAACACGGCTCGGCTCGGCGATTTGATCGGCCACAGTTCGATCATGCAAGAGCTCTTTGCTATGACGCGGTTGGTTGCCGACAGCTCGGCTACGGTTCTCATCCAGGGTGAAAGCGGAACCGGAAAGGAACTCCTGGCGAGAACGATCCATGCGCTCAGTCAGAGAAGTCAACAGCCGTTCGTCGTGGTCGATTGTGGCGCACTTCCTGAAACTCTTCTGGAAAGTGAGCTCTTCGGTCACGTGAGAGGTGCGTTTACCGGAGCGGTAGCCAACAAACGAGGCCTGTTCGAAGAAGCCGACGGGGGGACGATTTTCTTGGACGAAATTGCCGATACGACACCGACCTTTCAGGCAAAGCTGCTTCGGGTGCTGCAGGAAGGCGAGATCAAGCCGGTCGGTGGCACACGATCGATGAAAATCCATGCACGAGTTATCTCCGCATCGAACAAAGATTTAGCTGAACTTGTGAAAGGGAAGATGTTCCGACAGGACCTCTACTATCGGCTTGCGGTATTGCCGCTCTATTTACCGGCCCTCCGGGAGCGCCGTGACGACATCCCCTTATTGGCACAGCACTTCGTTGCAGATTCCTGTGCTCGACATCGTCAGGTGGTGCGGAGCATCGATGAGTCGACCATGCGGGCCTTGTGCCAGGCTCCTTGGCCGGGCAATATCCGGGAGTTGCAGCACTACATCGAGCGAGCCGTGGTGACGACCACCGGACTCTCACTGATCTGTCATGATTTAGTCATGCGAGATGCGATCTCTGAAGACGAGAGTTTACGGTCGGCGTCGCGCGGGGCTGTCGCTCAGACAGAGCGAACCCGGATCGTTGATGCCTTGGCCAAAACCGCGGGCAATCGATTGAAAGCCGCCAAGTTGCTCAAGATCAGTCGCGCCAGCCTCTACAACAAACTTCGAACCTACTGCATCGACTAG
- a CDS encoding hypothetical protein (conserved protein of unknown function) codes for MTLPERKTAIVLIVEDDRDMRSLLCDEFWGTGYQLREARDGDEAFLSVLQSTPDLILTDLRMPAGGADYVSRLRTVAPHCPIVVITGFGDASLKARVLKAGANAYFDKPVRIADLKKCVQQLLDPGTRADG; via the coding sequence ATGACCCTGCCGGAACGAAAGACTGCCATTGTACTGATCGTCGAGGATGACCGAGACATGCGCAGTCTGCTGTGTGATGAATTTTGGGGAACGGGATACCAGCTTCGTGAAGCAAGGGATGGAGACGAAGCCTTTTTGTCGGTGTTACAATCCACGCCGGACTTGATCCTTACCGACCTTCGTATGCCGGCCGGCGGAGCTGATTACGTAAGCCGGCTACGGACTGTGGCCCCCCACTGTCCCATTGTCGTTATCACAGGGTTTGGTGATGCGAGCTTGAAAGCCCGAGTGTTAAAGGCGGGAGCGAACGCCTACTTCGATAAACCGGTACGTATTGCCGATCTTAAGAAATGTGTGCAACAATTACTGGACCCCGGAACGAGAGCTGATGGCTGA
- a CDS encoding putative Histidine kinase: MDHVRFVDSHMMRAVPWMIPFLTVGIFVVDLLAPAGIAVSILYAIPILLTFFSPRAHDPLYFAAAATALTWIDLLVKPAGVPIPYAVSNRALGTMLIWGIAIGLIRYKRTHQELKSARVEQAHAEGLMMAAQEARYYADRDAVRAAVGRNEAEEQLLISRLRLESIIESAMDAIITVDEEQRVVLFNRAAEQMFGCSTREAIGQPLDRFIPARYRDAHRQHVQTFGQSGVTTRMMGKLGAVVGLRSNGEEFPIEAAISHIAVEKRKYSTVILRDITERERAVRLVRQSEERYRRLIAVSPYAILVNRGDRIVFANDQAIKLFGAVKADEILGKALVDLFHPDCHAVIRDRIHGLFEGSAQVPMLEEKIVSLDGRVVEIEVSVARFADEEGPAILIMLRDVSAQRRLLEQLRRTERIAELGTLASGMAHEIGTPMNVILGRAEYLMDRVTEEPIKKGLHTIITQVERITKVMNQLLSFARRKAPERRPLDLRRVMEDSTEIFQERLARNQIHVEMALIDSCPLVLADADQMSQVVINLIMNAVHAMPDGGTLRVGLAPAQQMVELTIADTGHGMPKELVKKIFEPFFTTKEFGQGTGLGLTVVKGIIEEHQGSIVVESEEGKGTTIKVLLPLASTS, encoded by the coding sequence ATGGATCACGTGAGGTTTGTGGACAGTCATATGATGCGGGCTGTGCCGTGGATGATTCCCTTTCTCACGGTTGGAATTTTCGTCGTCGACCTGCTCGCACCGGCCGGAATTGCCGTGTCGATTCTGTATGCCATTCCGATACTACTGACATTCTTCTCACCCCGTGCGCATGACCCGCTCTATTTTGCGGCTGCAGCCACTGCGCTGACCTGGATCGACCTTCTGGTCAAACCGGCCGGTGTCCCTATTCCCTACGCGGTATCCAACCGCGCATTGGGCACGATGCTCATCTGGGGCATTGCCATAGGATTGATCCGGTATAAACGGACGCATCAGGAGTTGAAGTCCGCGCGTGTCGAACAGGCCCATGCCGAGGGCCTAATGATGGCCGCGCAAGAAGCGCGCTATTACGCAGATAGAGACGCGGTGCGAGCGGCAGTCGGCCGCAATGAGGCTGAGGAGCAGCTCCTGATCAGCCGGCTCAGGCTGGAAAGCATCATTGAATCCGCGATGGATGCGATCATCACCGTGGATGAGGAGCAAAGAGTCGTGTTGTTCAATCGAGCAGCCGAACAGATGTTCGGTTGTTCCACTCGAGAGGCCATCGGGCAACCGCTCGACCGATTCATCCCCGCTCGTTACCGCGACGCCCACCGTCAGCATGTTCAGACGTTCGGACAATCCGGCGTGACGACCCGAATGATGGGCAAGCTGGGAGCGGTAGTGGGACTCCGTTCGAACGGAGAAGAGTTTCCGATCGAAGCCGCCATCTCACACATCGCCGTGGAGAAGAGGAAATACTCTACCGTCATCCTCCGGGACATCACCGAACGAGAACGGGCCGTCCGCTTGGTGCGGCAGAGCGAAGAACGCTACCGGCGCCTGATCGCCGTCTCACCCTACGCGATCCTTGTGAACAGGGGTGACCGTATCGTCTTTGCGAACGACCAGGCCATCAAGCTATTCGGCGCGGTGAAAGCGGACGAGATTCTGGGGAAGGCACTCGTTGATCTGTTTCATCCTGACTGCCACGCTGTCATTCGAGATAGGATTCATGGACTATTTGAGGGCAGTGCACAGGTCCCTATGCTTGAGGAAAAGATCGTGTCACTCGACGGCAGAGTGGTTGAGATAGAGGTCAGTGTAGCCCGATTCGCCGACGAAGAGGGACCGGCCATCTTGATCATGCTCCGAGATGTCAGTGCCCAGAGGCGGCTGCTGGAGCAACTGCGTAGGACCGAGCGGATAGCCGAACTCGGTACCTTGGCCTCTGGTATGGCCCATGAAATCGGGACTCCGATGAACGTCATCCTTGGCCGTGCCGAGTATCTGATGGATCGGGTGACGGAGGAACCGATCAAAAAGGGGCTCCACACCATCATTACCCAGGTTGAGCGGATCACCAAGGTGATGAATCAGCTGCTTTCGTTCGCGCGGCGCAAAGCGCCGGAACGCCGTCCTCTGGATCTCCGACGGGTGATGGAAGACAGTACGGAAATCTTCCAGGAACGTCTCGCGCGAAATCAGATTCATGTTGAAATGGCTTTGATAGATTCCTGTCCTTTAGTCCTGGCTGATGCGGATCAAATGAGCCAAGTGGTGATCAACCTCATCATGAACGCCGTCCATGCCATGCCTGACGGGGGGACGTTACGTGTGGGACTGGCACCGGCGCAACAGATGGTGGAACTCACCATCGCTGATACGGGTCATGGAATGCCGAAGGAGTTGGTCAAGAAGATCTTCGAGCCGTTCTTTACGACGAAGGAATTCGGCCAAGGAACCGGATTGGGATTGACCGTGGTCAAGGGTATCATCGAAGAACACCAGGGTTCGATCGTTGTTGAGAGCGAAGAAGGGAAGGGTACGACGATTAAGGTGCTCTTGCCGCTTGCGTCAACCAGTTGA
- a CDS encoding hypothetical protein (conserved exported protein of unknown function) translates to MRQTLGVLSFVLCLNLTANSMALAADAGEQDFAKGESLLKHKQYAEARAMLEAGLVKNSSNVQAHFNLAEACRGLAAWDCAEEHYETALHLDAKSRITGTREPRLSKMKVWQLLEEVTAWRLLEKAKSLLAGGQAQPDKMMQAEEALDGAHELGLNNEQQAVYQQLEAKLPGRRSASSPESLKPDRSAGEAFPTDPRDIPMALVPAGEFTMGSTLKPDEKPVHRVYLDAFYMDKYHVTVGQYAKYLEATGAEAPPEWEIMNQPRHQKRPVVNVSWSDAATYCKWAGKRLPTEAEWEKAARGTDGRLYPWGNEAPTRLHANFGKKEWANHMALVPVGMFEMGKSPYGIYDMAGNAWEWVNDWYDHDYYKKSPTKNPQGPATGKSKVVRGGNWLYVQEFLGSSFRYNAEPSRRHLGYGFRCAKTP, encoded by the coding sequence ATGAGACAGACGCTCGGGGTGCTGAGTTTTGTCCTATGCTTGAACCTGACCGCAAACTCCATGGCGCTGGCAGCCGACGCTGGGGAACAGGACTTCGCCAAAGGAGAGAGTCTTTTAAAGCACAAGCAATATGCCGAAGCACGCGCGATGTTGGAGGCAGGACTCGTCAAAAATTCGTCTAATGTGCAGGCCCATTTCAATCTGGCTGAGGCCTGTCGAGGATTAGCAGCCTGGGACTGCGCGGAAGAACATTACGAGACTGCGTTACATCTGGATGCGAAATCCAGGATCACGGGGACGAGGGAACCACGGTTAAGCAAAATGAAGGTGTGGCAGTTGTTGGAGGAAGTGACCGCGTGGCGCTTGCTGGAGAAAGCGAAGAGCCTGCTAGCCGGTGGGCAGGCTCAGCCAGACAAGATGATGCAAGCGGAAGAGGCCCTGGATGGCGCTCATGAGCTGGGCCTCAATAACGAACAACAGGCCGTCTATCAACAGTTAGAAGCGAAACTCCCTGGGCGACGTTCAGCCAGCTCGCCGGAGAGTTTGAAACCAGATAGATCAGCAGGAGAGGCATTCCCGACCGATCCCCGAGACATCCCGATGGCGCTCGTGCCGGCAGGGGAATTCACGATGGGAAGCACGCTGAAACCTGACGAAAAGCCCGTGCATCGCGTCTACCTTGACGCGTTCTATATGGACAAGTACCACGTGACGGTGGGGCAGTACGCCAAGTATCTGGAGGCGACGGGCGCGGAAGCGCCGCCGGAATGGGAGATCATGAACCAACCCCGCCATCAGAAACGTCCGGTCGTGAACGTCAGCTGGTCGGATGCAGCCACATACTGCAAATGGGCCGGGAAGCGTCTACCGACTGAGGCGGAGTGGGAAAAAGCGGCGCGAGGGACGGATGGCCGCCTCTACCCCTGGGGCAACGAGGCTCCCACCAGACTGCATGCGAATTTCGGCAAGAAGGAATGGGCAAACCATATGGCGTTGGTTCCGGTGGGGATGTTCGAAATGGGCAAGAGCCCCTATGGTATCTATGATATGGCCGGCAATGCCTGGGAGTGGGTCAACGACTGGTATGACCATGACTACTACAAGAAGAGCCCAACGAAGAATCCTCAAGGACCGGCCACGGGTAAGTCGAAAGTCGTGCGGGGCGGAAACTGGCTTTATGTTCAGGAGTTTCTGGGATCGTCCTTCCGTTACAATGCCGAACCATCTCGTCGACATCTCGGTTATGGATTTCGTTGCGCAAAGACTCCGTAG
- a CDS encoding Rhodanese translates to MRLNERLRLIAGIFVLAAVILGATVHPYWNYFAAFVALNLIQSAFTSWCPMMALLRKFGVQE, encoded by the coding sequence ATGAGACTGAACGAACGTTTGCGATTAATTGCCGGTATCTTTGTGCTGGCCGCGGTCATCCTGGGCGCAACCGTCCACCCATACTGGAACTATTTCGCTGCCTTTGTGGCGCTGAATCTCATCCAATCCGCCTTCACAAGCTGGTGCCCGATGATGGCACTGTTGCGCAAGTTTGGAGTACAAGAATAG
- a CDS encoding hypothetical protein (conserved exported protein of unknown function), producing the protein MKSQTIICAALAAAMLLPLGFVPTGSAQDLDRERDQLKTQQQLKDQDKLQTKDQVKEKDQLKEQERTRERERMREDRQTERPERPQHERAERPERGGGARGR; encoded by the coding sequence ATGAAATCCCAAACTATCATATGTGCTGCGTTAGCTGCGGCCATGCTGTTGCCGCTTGGTTTCGTGCCGACCGGGTCGGCGCAGGATCTCGATCGTGAACGCGATCAGCTGAAGACACAGCAGCAACTAAAAGATCAGGACAAGCTGCAGACCAAAGACCAGGTGAAGGAAAAAGATCAGCTCAAGGAGCAAGAGCGGACACGCGAGCGTGAACGGATGAGGGAAGATAGGCAGACAGAGCGTCCCGAGAGACCTCAGCATGAAAGAGCAGAACGGCCCGAACGAGGCGGCGGAGCCCGTGGCCGATAA
- a CDS encoding Sulfide-quinone reductase — translation MARVAIIGASIGGLPAAYEARVLLEKKHQVTVISNVSSFHFVPSNPWVAVGWRTRKDISFELGPVLAKKGIEFVHTGADRIEPEQNRVITAKGAVPYDYLIIATGPKLNFSAVPGLGPSGYTQSVCNVDHAEQAWGAYQSFLKDPGPIVVGAAQGASCFGPAYEMAFILDADLRKKKLRKKVPIYFVTPEPYIGHMGLAGVGKSRRLMEDEFAEHSIKPIHNIAIKETQPGKMLLDDGQEIPFRYSMMIPPFAGVDVVAGTPGLCNPKGFVNIDAYQANPKYRNIYSVGVCVAVPPVEQTPVPTGAPKTGYMIESMVSAAVHNIKADIENNPKKETATWNAICLADMGDTGMAFVALPQMAPRNVTWARKGKWVHLAKIALEKYFLMKMKKGVSEPFFEKAILHGMGITKRE, via the coding sequence ATGGCACGAGTGGCGATCATCGGCGCATCGATCGGCGGGTTGCCTGCTGCCTATGAGGCGCGGGTGCTGTTAGAAAAGAAACATCAGGTCACGGTCATTTCAAACGTGAGCTCCTTCCACTTTGTTCCGTCGAATCCCTGGGTCGCGGTCGGCTGGCGCACACGGAAAGACATCAGCTTCGAGTTGGGGCCGGTGTTGGCCAAGAAAGGCATTGAGTTTGTCCATACCGGCGCTGACCGTATTGAACCGGAACAGAACCGCGTCATCACTGCGAAAGGAGCGGTGCCGTACGATTATCTCATCATCGCTACAGGGCCCAAGCTGAATTTTTCCGCTGTTCCTGGACTCGGCCCGAGCGGCTATACCCAATCGGTGTGTAACGTGGACCATGCAGAACAGGCCTGGGGTGCCTATCAGAGCTTCTTAAAGGATCCAGGTCCAATAGTCGTCGGCGCCGCGCAAGGGGCCTCCTGCTTTGGTCCGGCCTATGAAATGGCCTTCATCCTGGATGCAGATTTAAGGAAGAAGAAGCTCCGCAAGAAGGTTCCGATCTATTTTGTGACGCCGGAACCATACATCGGCCACATGGGGCTCGCCGGTGTCGGGAAATCTCGACGGTTGATGGAGGACGAGTTCGCCGAACACTCGATCAAACCGATCCATAACATAGCAATCAAAGAAACTCAGCCTGGGAAGATGCTCTTAGACGACGGTCAGGAGATACCATTCCGCTACTCGATGATGATTCCACCGTTTGCCGGCGTCGATGTGGTGGCGGGGACCCCAGGCCTCTGCAATCCCAAAGGATTCGTCAATATCGATGCCTACCAGGCCAATCCGAAGTACAGGAACATTTACTCAGTGGGTGTCTGTGTCGCCGTCCCGCCGGTCGAACAGACGCCGGTCCCGACCGGAGCACCAAAGACCGGGTACATGATCGAGTCGATGGTGTCGGCGGCCGTTCACAACATCAAGGCCGATATCGAGAACAATCCGAAGAAGGAAACGGCGACCTGGAACGCCATCTGTCTCGCGGATATGGGAGATACGGGGATGGCTTTTGTGGCGCTGCCTCAGATGGCCCCGCGCAACGTCACATGGGCGAGGAAGGGGAAATGGGTCCACCTGGCCAAGATCGCCCTTGAGAAGTATTTCCTGATGAAAATGAAGAAAGGCGTGAGTGAGCCGTTCTTTGAAAAGGCGATTCTCCACGGCATGGGGATCACCAAGCGAGAATAG
- a CDS encoding hypothetical protein (conserved membrane protein of unknown function) produces MYSTLVILHILAAVSWVGGMIFLSLVLAPLVRGRKAAPEFMALFRSAALRFRPIVWVAMAILLTTGPMLLSQRGLSLMQPAAWPGVVTMKLSLVGLLLFLTLLHDLVLGPRVSHVSAIPESQRTPGEQIVFKTARWLPRLSLLMALAVVVVAAILARS; encoded by the coding sequence ATGTACTCAACCCTCGTGATTCTCCATATCCTTGCCGCGGTAAGCTGGGTGGGAGGGATGATTTTCCTATCACTCGTCTTGGCCCCATTGGTCAGAGGACGAAAGGCCGCGCCGGAATTCATGGCGTTGTTTCGATCAGCAGCGCTCCGATTTCGTCCGATAGTCTGGGTAGCTATGGCGATACTCCTGACCACCGGCCCAATGCTGTTGTCACAGCGAGGTCTCAGTCTGATGCAACCAGCTGCATGGCCTGGGGTTGTGACCATGAAGCTGTCGCTGGTCGGCCTGTTGCTCTTCCTGACCTTGCTGCATGATCTCGTACTTGGTCCAAGGGTCAGTCATGTCAGTGCCATACCCGAATCTCAACGCACGCCGGGAGAGCAGATTGTTTTCAAGACCGCGCGTTGGTTGCCGAGACTCTCTCTTCTAATGGCCTTGGCCGTGGTGGTGGTTGCAGCAATTCTGGCACGGTCGTAG
- a CDS encoding hypothetical protein (conserved protein of unknown function) — MTIPLNLEGAFDSEQAMRDMMETRKVCFDHNPFYVRDGSGQIIQIGFQLNLYAAFQDPKHLPSGEDTELRELIGGLRRVCRAFFQSLDLLKPCEHPDPPMHRIMYSPERRYRAEVCLQIPIFDRGHYGAKPDRGLEELLATAECLLQQLGARRGTWEDHHGTCVRSEERCEDHAQAATDRR, encoded by the coding sequence ATGACGATTCCCCTCAATCTCGAAGGCGCATTCGACAGTGAGCAGGCCATGCGGGACATGATGGAGACGCGAAAGGTCTGTTTCGATCACAATCCCTTTTATGTGAGGGATGGATCAGGGCAGATCATCCAAATCGGTTTTCAGCTGAACCTCTATGCAGCTTTCCAGGATCCTAAGCATCTGCCGTCGGGCGAAGACACCGAGCTGCGTGAATTGATCGGGGGGCTGCGCCGTGTCTGTCGAGCATTTTTTCAATCGTTGGATCTTCTGAAACCCTGTGAACATCCCGACCCACCGATGCATCGGATCATGTATTCTCCGGAGCGCCGGTACCGCGCGGAGGTGTGCCTTCAAATCCCGATTTTCGATCGTGGGCATTATGGTGCGAAGCCGGATCGGGGTCTTGAGGAACTGTTGGCGACCGCTGAATGTCTGCTTCAACAGCTTGGAGCCAGGCGAGGAACATGGGAAGATCATCACGGCACATGCGTTCGCTCCGAAGAACGGTGTGAGGATCATGCTCAAGCAGCCACCGATAGACGTTGA